From Miscanthus floridulus cultivar M001 chromosome 15, ASM1932011v1, whole genome shotgun sequence, the proteins below share one genomic window:
- the LOC136507641 gene encoding glycine-rich cell wall structural protein 1.0-like: protein MVAGRADSGGARLGATRLGWGVLGGGGCKGGGTRWRGLASVGAAARLSGGGGGARVCELCVRAALARAGGRAGVAWAGGWVGGAGGSGMRGGSGVAAARTCASCAGGQCCRAALARAGGGGVGGRRWRAGDAWRSGGGAVAAAGVGTERVGGRKGEDRVLG, encoded by the coding sequence ATGGTGGCGGGCCGCGCTGACAGCGGTGGCGCACGCCTGGGAGCCACGCGGCTGGGCTGGGGGGTGCTCGGGGGCGGGGGATGCAAGGGCGGGGGCACGCGGTGGCGGGGGCTCGCCAGCGTGGGCGCGGCGGCGCGACTGagcgggggtggcggcggcgcgcgcgtgtgcgAGCTTTGCGTGCGGGCGGCGCttgcgcgggcgggcgggcgggcgggggtGGCGTGGGCGGGTGGGTGGGTGGGCGGCGCTGGCGGGTCAGGGATGCGCGGTGGATCGGGGGTGGCGGCGGCACGCACGTGTGCGAGCTGCGCGGGCGGGCAGTGCTGccgggcggcgctggcgcgggcgggcgggGGCGGCGTGGGCGGGCGGCGCTGGCGGGCCGGGGAtgcatggcggagcggtggtGGCGCTGTGGCGGCGGCGGGTGTCGGGACTGAGCGGGTGGGCGGGCGCAAGGGAGAAGATAGGGTTCTGGGGTAG
- the LOC136507643 gene encoding uncharacterized protein: MDTLASSSSATSAGTLPATDTPTMPAMSAGTAAPIVAHNYATVNVKSHIPFMLDLQSNYSKWAFFFKLLCGKFGLRSHIDGSTPPRPDDPQWDAAECCIWGWISGSIDDSILDLAMDGADPTAHDLWVAIEGIFRTNREPRAIFLLNEFHSMVQGDSTISAYYQRLKIKAAALRDIGHPVQDSQLVLALLHGLNSRFSNTTDDITNSAVLPTFAKAHDMLALKELRLANDKKTVASTALLTTTGSGCTSPGGCRALAAIANFGCPHNPHVTGYGSNKGSGAGNSSGSKGKGKGRLAWNSGSAQQCSDVD; this comes from the coding sequence atGGACaccttggcctcctcctcctcggccaccAGTGCCGGCACCCTGCCCGCAACAGACACTCCCACCATGCCTGCCATGAGCGCTGGCACTGCTGCCCCAATCGTGGCTCACAACTACGCCACAGTCAATGTCAAGTCCCACATCCCATTTATGCTAGACCTTCAATCCAACTACTCCAAGTGGGCATTCTTCTTCAAGTTGCtgtgcggcaagttcggccttcgCTCGCACATCGATGGCTCTACTCCCCCTCGACCTGATGATCCTCAGTGGGATGCTGCGGAGTGCTGCATCTGGGGCTGGATCTCTGGCTCCATCGATGACTCCATCCTTGACCTTGCCATGGATGGTGCTGATCCAACCGCTCATGATCTGTGGGTGGCCATTGAAGGGATCTTCCGCACCAATCGGGAGCCGCGCGCCATCTTCCTCCTCAACGAATTTCACTCCATGGTGCAAGGTGATAGCACCATATCGGCGTACTACCAGCGGCTGAAGATCAAGGCCGCCGCTCTTCGCGACATTGGCCATCCTGTTCAGGACTCGCAGCTCGTCCTCGCCCTTTTGCATGGCCTCAATTCTCGCTTCTCCAACACCACCGATGACATCACCAACTCCGCTGTACTTCCCACATTTGCCAAAGCCCATGACATGCTGGCACTAAAGGAGCTCCGTCTCGCCAACGATAAAAAGACGGTCGCCAGCACCGCCCTCCTCACCACCACCGGGTCTGGCTGCACCAGCCCGGGCGGGTGCCGTGCTCTTGCTGCCATAGCCAACTTTGGATGTCCACATAACCCACATGTGACCGGCTATGGCAGCAACAAGGGCAGTGGCGCTGGCAACAGTAGTGGCagcaagggcaagggcaagggcCGGCTTGCCTGGAACAGCGGCTCTGCGCAGCAGTGTAGCGACGTTGACTAG